The following nucleotide sequence is from Tardiphaga alba.
GCCCAGCGGCTTGCGCATCAGAAGCTCTGCCGAGGCCGGATAAGGCCCGGCCGGAATCACATCTAGATTCGGCGTCCCCGTGCTGACGACGGCCTCACGCGGCATGATCTCGTTGCGCAGGATGCCCTGCAATCCGAGGCCGCTCCGCAATCCGAGCGCCGTCTCGATCTTGGGCGCACCGAGATCGCATTCGATCACCAAGACATTGCGCCCCGTCTCTGCCAGATAGCTGGCGAGCGACAATGTGAGGAAAGTCTTGCCTTCGGCAGTGGACGGCGACGCGACCAGAATCGTCTTGCGGATCTTTCCATCAGCGGGCGACAAGATACTTTCAGCGAGATCGCGCAGCGCATCCTGATAGTGACGATCTTCCCGCGCTTGCGGCAAGGCACGCGCCAGAGACGCTCCTGACTGCGCCGCGAGTATAGCGCCGATCGGCGACTCGGAGAGCTCGCGCTGAACCGCCGGGAGCCGCGCCAGCACGGGCGCGCCGGTGACAACCGACAATTCGGACGACGAGCCAGCAAGCGACGGACTGGATGTCCTCGCAACGGGGGTATCCGTGGTGGCCACCTCAGCCACCGGCGGCGCGACCGAAACATCCGGCGTCACCGACGGCGTTGGCACGATCCGCGATACCGGCGTTGCATCGGCATCAGCTGCGCGGCGCACCGGTGTCAGCAACTGCGTCAAGCGATCAAGCTTGATACGGTCTCCAAAGAACGCGGCAACACATGCCAGCAACAGTGCGATTGTCCCGCCGGCGGCAAGGAATGGCAGTTTCTTCGGAAAGAACGGTTTGGCCGGCAGTTCCGCCAGGCTGACAAGCCGCGTGTTTCCGATCAATACGCGCCGCTCGGTTTCCAGTTCGCTGGCACGCCGATAGAGTTCGGCATATTGTGCACGCTTGATCTCGGTATTTCGCGCAAGGCTCTCGATCGACGCTTCGTCTGATGTTGCCGAGCCTGCATCGGCCTTGGCATCGTCCAGCTGCTTTGTGAGCGACTTAACAATGGCATCATTCGAGTCATAGGTCTTCTGCACACTCGCAATGATGCTGGCGACTTCCGTATTGATGCGCTCCCGGATCGCCGCCTGCTCCTGCTCGAGGCCGCGGATCGACGGGTGACGCGGGCCGAGCGAATTCGACTGGCTCGCAAGCTGCGCCGTCACCACGGTCAACTGCTGCTTGAGATCGGTCACCGAGCGGCTCGATTGCACGGCCGGCGAATCGATCGCACGCGCCTGATTAGCCTTGATCTCCTGCAAGCGCGCTGCCGCTTCCGCACGCGCATTCTCGGCATTTGCCAGCTGCTGACTGACACTGGTGAGACGTTCCGACCAGATCGGCGCCTGCTGGCCCCGCGCCAGTCCCCGGTTGCGACGGAAAGCCTGGATCTTGGCATCGGCTTCGCGCACCTCTGCATCCAGCTGCTTGGCTTGCGTCCATAGATAGGATGCAGCGGCCTCGCGGCTATTGGCATTGGTGGTGCGTTGCTCTTCGAGAAACGCGTTGGTCAGGGCATTCGCCATCTTCTGCGCCGTCGCAGCACTTGGCGACGTGTAGGCGATATTGATGACACGCGATCGGCCAACGGCGCCGATGGAATAATTGCCGGCCGCATAATCGACCAGCACCGCCGTATCGGTCTTCATCTCTTCGCAGTTGGACGTATTGAATCCGCCCCTGGCGAAACACTCCGCAGACGCCGCCTCACGCAGCCCGGGCGTATCCACGGCAAGACGGATCAACCGCGGCGACTTGATGACAATGAGCTGGCTCTCGACATCGGCGGGATCGCCGATCTTCGACGCCCATGCGGCAGACGCGTTGCTATTGCTCGGCTCCTGCTCTGCAACGATCACGGAGCCGGTCGCAAGATAGCGCACAGGAATGATGAGAAGCGCCAGCACGGTGATGATCATCACGGCACAGGCGACACCCGCGAAAATCTGACGATGGCGCCAGATCTTCAACAGCGGGCTTTCGATCGATGGATCGATCGGATTCTCAGTAGTGGCCGGACGACGAATGAACATGGCGCATCAGACTGTGTCACGAGGCAGAATTGATACATCGTGGACTTCTGTCGATTCGCTATCCACGAGCATCCATTTCTCAACGGCCGTCATACGCATACTGAACCCCTCGTCCATGCGCGTCAAAGACACGGCAGGAGCGCTTACTCATGCGTCATTAGCGAATGTCTTGGTTAAGAGGTGGTTTAGAATTTGATATTTCGGGCTCAAACTGCCCAATTGGTAGGCTTCTACGCAGGCCAACGAGAAGCATGCGCACCAATGCGGCATTTAAGTAGTCACTGAACTGTTTTCATCAGTGGAACCAAGCATCGCCGACCTGCGTTCCAGCTCTGACAATAACGGAGCGACGCTATGAGCCTGCTGAAATGGGCACTCATCTTCTTCTTGGTATCGATCGTGGCCGGCGTGTTCGGCTTCACGGGCATTTCGGCAGCGACAGCGGATGTCGCAAAGATCCTGTTCTATATCTTCCTGGTGATCTGCGTCGTGCTGCTCGTACTCGGCATTACGATCTTCCGAGCCTAGCGCGCCGCGGCGCGCTGAGGATTAGTGGATGCCTACACCGACTAGCCGATCGACCAGATCGCGGTCGTTGATCAAAATATCGGGCGCGCCCTGCCAGCTGGTGCGCCCGCGTTCCATCACCATCACATTGTTGGCAAAGTCGAGCGCACGCTCGATCTGTTGCTCGACAAGGATGATCGTCATGTCTCCGGTCGCCGCCAGCCGCACCAGCATCGCCATCAACTCGTCGCAGATCACCGGCGCGAGTCCCTCGAGCGGCTCGTCCAGCAGCAGGACCGACGGCTTGCCAAGCAGGGTTCGCGCCATCGACAGCATCTGCTGCTCGCCGCCCGACAATTGCTTGCCGAAATTGCCGCGGCGCTCCCGCAGGCGCGGAAACATCTCATAGGCTTCGTCCAGCGCCGATGGCGGACGGCCTTTCAGCCCGGCTCGCAGATTTTCCTCCACCGTCAGCGACGTGAAGATGTCCCGGGTCTGAGGCACGTAACCGATGCCGAGCTTGGCGCGCGCCGACGTACGCGCACTGGTGACATCCTCCGCACCATAGCGGATTTCACCGCCGTGGCATGTGGTCAGCCCCATCAGGGTTGCCAGCAGCGTCGTCTTGCCCATGCCGTTGCGGCCCAGCACCGCGAGGCGATCGCCCGCTTTCACGTCGAAGGAAATTCCCTCGATGATGCGTGTCGGCCCGTAGCCCGCGCTGAGATTGCGGATTTCAAGCGGTGCGGCGGGCATCGGCATAGCTCCCGAGATAGGCGCGGCGCACCTCGTGGTCGGCGGTGACTTCAGCCGGCGATCCCTCGAAGATCAGCTTCCCGGCAGCGAGCACCAGCACACGTTTGGCAAATTTGAACACCAGGTCCATGTCGTGCTCGATCATGAGCACGGCAATATCCGGCGGCAAGCGATTGATAGCATCGAGGATCTTCGGCGCCTCGTCATGCGGCACACCGGCTGCAGGCTCATCGAGCAGCAGGACTTTCGGCTGCAAGGCGAGCCCGATGGCCAGTTCGATCAGGCGCTGCTGGCCATAGGCGAGCTCCACCACCTTGCGATAGGCGAGACGGTCGAGGCCGAGATGCGCGAGGATCTCGCTCCACTCGGCTTTGACGTCCGGCATTTCCGTCGAGCTGGAGAAGAACCGGCGGCTGATGCGCCTACGCTGCATGATCGCCAGCGCGACATTGTCGGCAACGGTGAGGTTGGCAAACAGACGCGTGGTCTGGAACGTGCGCACCAGCCCGCGACGCGCGCGCTCGGGAATGCTGAGCCCGGTGATATCGTCGCCTGCCATGAAGAACTGGCCTTCGCTCGGCGCGATGTCCCCGGTGATCAGGTTCACCAGCGTGGTCTTGCCGGCGCCGTTGGGGCCGATCAGCGCCACGCGATCGCCAGACGCGAGCTTGAAATTGACGTCACGCGTGACGTGCAGGCCACCGAACGA
It contains:
- a CDS encoding ABC transporter ATP-binding protein, producing the protein MPAAPLEIRNLSAGYGPTRIIEGISFDVKAGDRLAVLGRNGMGKTTLLATLMGLTTCHGGEIRYGAEDVTSARTSARAKLGIGYVPQTRDIFTSLTVEENLRAGLKGRPPSALDEAYEMFPRLRERRGNFGKQLSGGEQQMLSMARTLLGKPSVLLLDEPLEGLAPVICDELMAMLVRLAATGDMTIILVEQQIERALDFANNVMVMERGRTSWQGAPDILINDRDLVDRLVGVGIH
- a CDS encoding polysaccharide biosynthesis tyrosine autokinase, producing the protein MFIRRPATTENPIDPSIESPLLKIWRHRQIFAGVACAVMIITVLALLIIPVRYLATGSVIVAEQEPSNSNASAAWASKIGDPADVESQLIVIKSPRLIRLAVDTPGLREAASAECFARGGFNTSNCEEMKTDTAVLVDYAAGNYSIGAVGRSRVINIAYTSPSAATAQKMANALTNAFLEEQRTTNANSREAAASYLWTQAKQLDAEVREADAKIQAFRRNRGLARGQQAPIWSERLTSVSQQLANAENARAEAAARLQEIKANQARAIDSPAVQSSRSVTDLKQQLTVVTAQLASQSNSLGPRHPSIRGLEQEQAAIRERINTEVASIIASVQKTYDSNDAIVKSLTKQLDDAKADAGSATSDEASIESLARNTEIKRAQYAELYRRASELETERRVLIGNTRLVSLAELPAKPFFPKKLPFLAAGGTIALLLACVAAFFGDRIKLDRLTQLLTPVRRAADADATPVSRIVPTPSVTPDVSVAPPVAEVATTDTPVARTSSPSLAGSSSELSVVTGAPVLARLPAVQRELSESPIGAILAAQSGASLARALPQAREDRHYQDALRDLAESILSPADGKIRKTILVASPSTAEGKTFLTLSLASYLAETGRNVLVIECDLGAPKIETALGLRSGLGLQGILRNEIMPREAVVSTGTPNLDVIPAGPYPASAELLMRKPLGDLLLWAQTYDVVLVDAPSPGIQTDIGVLAKQVDSVLLCMRSGRSSIGQAVATSSAVRVAGGDLMGIAITMVPDGSGTPRSARPLTDAYAGAS
- a CDS encoding DUF1328 domain-containing protein; protein product: MSLLKWALIFFLVSIVAGVFGFTGISAATADVAKILFYIFLVICVVLLVLGITIFRA
- a CDS encoding ABC transporter ATP-binding protein — translated: MTDLLEARGVSRSFGGLHVTRDVNFKLASGDRVALIGPNGAGKTTLVNLITGDIAPSEGQFFMAGDDITGLSIPERARRGLVRTFQTTRLFANLTVADNVALAIMQRRRISRRFFSSSTEMPDVKAEWSEILAHLGLDRLAYRKVVELAYGQQRLIELAIGLALQPKVLLLDEPAAGVPHDEAPKILDAINRLPPDIAVLMIEHDMDLVFKFAKRVLVLAAGKLIFEGSPAEVTADHEVRRAYLGSYADARRTA